The following are from one region of the Cyanobium gracile PCC 6307 genome:
- a CDS encoding AbrB family transcriptional regulator, with translation MLEGQALLERARSLSNRPEDQIARACGYVGPSGRVLRKNFYRALVAAKGYPVPSSTGGGGSAGVSKGRQAEFRTRVHGNGNLLIGQAYTRRMGLEPGQEFRIEIHKETGSIWLLPLDGASADGPS, from the coding sequence ATGCTGGAGGGCCAGGCCCTGCTGGAGCGGGCCCGTTCCCTCAGCAACCGGCCGGAAGATCAGATCGCCCGAGCCTGCGGCTACGTGGGTCCGAGCGGTCGGGTGCTCCGGAAGAACTTCTATCGCGCCCTGGTGGCCGCCAAGGGCTACCCCGTGCCGTCGAGCACCGGCGGCGGCGGCTCCGCCGGGGTGAGCAAGGGGCGCCAGGCCGAGTTCCGCACCCGGGTCCACGGCAACGGCAACCTGCTGATCGGCCAGGCCTACACCCGGCGCATGGGGCTGGAGCCCGGCCAGGAGTTTCGCATCGAGATCCACAAGGAGACCGGTTCGATCTGGCTGCTTCCCCTTGATGGCGCCAGCGCCGACGGCCCGTCCTGA
- a CDS encoding cytochrome c oxidase subunit II, whose translation MPIPSSLVTLLVGMALVLTGLWVGTNVNLLPLDASANAPIYDSLFRVLFSIGTILFLGIVGLVVFSLVRFRRRSGDHTDGLAIEGNLLLELVWTAIPAVVVLFVGIYSYDIYERMGGMSSLNDHSAMHRMPAMGTMEASVSSADPPLAATGPLKAPRVWGGIGTAAGEANVLPVEVTAMQFAFIFHYPESDITSGELHVPNGRPVELRMKANDVIHAFWVPQFRLKQDVIPGQPTVLTFTPTKAGSYPIICAELCGPYHGGMRSTVVVHEPDAYDAWRQKNSPVAATVASAAGTPTA comes from the coding sequence GTGCCGATTCCCTCCTCCCTGGTCACCCTGCTGGTGGGCATGGCGCTTGTGCTCACCGGTCTGTGGGTGGGGACCAACGTCAACCTTCTGCCCCTCGACGCCAGCGCCAACGCACCCATCTACGACTCCCTGTTCCGGGTGCTGTTCAGCATCGGCACAATCCTGTTCCTGGGGATCGTCGGCCTGGTGGTGTTCAGCCTTGTGCGCTTCCGCCGCCGGAGCGGCGACCACACCGACGGCCTGGCGATCGAGGGCAATCTGCTGCTCGAGCTCGTCTGGACCGCCATCCCCGCGGTCGTGGTGCTGTTCGTTGGCATCTACAGCTACGACATCTACGAGCGCATGGGGGGCATGAGCAGCCTCAACGACCACTCCGCCATGCATCGGATGCCGGCCATGGGAACCATGGAGGCGTCCGTGAGCTCGGCGGATCCCCCCCTCGCTGCCACGGGTCCTCTGAAGGCCCCCCGGGTCTGGGGCGGCATCGGCACGGCAGCCGGCGAAGCCAATGTCCTGCCGGTGGAGGTGACGGCCATGCAGTTCGCCTTCATCTTCCACTACCCCGAAAGTGACATCACCAGCGGAGAGCTGCATGTGCCCAACGGCCGGCCGGTGGAGCTGCGCATGAAGGCCAACGACGTGATCCACGCCTTCTGGGTGCCCCAGTTCCGGCTCAAGCAGGACGTGATCCCAGGCCAGCCCACCGTGCTCACCTTCACCCCCACCAAGGCAGGCAGCTACCCGATCATCTGCGCCGAGCTCTGCGGGCCGTACCACGGCGGCATGCGCTCGACCGTGGTGGTGCACGAACCGGATGCCTACGACGCCTGGCGGCAGAAGAACAGTCCCGTGGCCGCCACGGTGGCCAGTGCCGCCGGCACCCCCACCGCCTGA
- a CDS encoding ABC transporter ATP-binding protein, which produces MIELEHLSKRFGGRKVTPVQALDDLSLSVPAGSLYGLLGPNGAGKTTALRILCTLLAPDAGQVRVAGVDALAEPRAVRRLLGYVAQEVAIDKILTGRELLHLQAALHHMGVADRLQRTAELIELLAMGEWIDRRCGGYSGGMRRRLDLAAGLLHRPRVLVLDEPTVGLDIESRATIWQVLRQLRDQGTTVLLSSHYLEEVDALADRLAIIDGGRVIAEGTPAALKGALGGDRVTLRVREFSDEQEASRVRDLLQACRGVRQVVVNRAQGYSLNLVVEDSGVVETLRQQLAEAQLPVFALAQSRPSLDDVYLQATGRTLSDAELSVAGRRDLKEERKQSMR; this is translated from the coding sequence TTGATCGAGCTCGAGCACCTCAGCAAGCGTTTCGGTGGCCGCAAGGTCACCCCCGTGCAGGCCCTCGACGACCTCTCCCTCAGCGTGCCGGCGGGTTCCCTCTACGGTCTGCTGGGGCCCAACGGCGCCGGCAAGACAACGGCCCTCCGCATCCTCTGCACCCTGCTGGCCCCCGACGCCGGCCAGGTCCGGGTGGCGGGGGTGGACGCCCTGGCCGAGCCCCGCGCCGTCCGGCGCCTGCTCGGCTATGTGGCCCAGGAGGTGGCCATCGACAAGATCCTCACCGGCCGGGAGCTGCTCCACCTCCAGGCCGCCCTGCACCACATGGGGGTTGCCGACCGCCTGCAGCGCACCGCCGAACTGATCGAGCTGCTGGCCATGGGCGAGTGGATCGATCGCCGCTGCGGCGGCTACTCCGGCGGCATGCGCCGGCGACTCGACCTGGCGGCCGGGCTGCTGCACCGCCCCAGGGTGCTGGTGCTGGATGAGCCCACGGTGGGCCTCGACATCGAGAGCCGCGCCACCATCTGGCAGGTGCTGCGTCAGCTGCGGGACCAGGGCACCACGGTGTTGCTCAGCAGCCACTACCTTGAGGAGGTGGATGCCCTGGCCGACCGCCTGGCCATCATCGACGGGGGCCGGGTGATCGCCGAAGGCACCCCCGCCGCCCTCAAGGGCGCCCTCGGCGGCGACCGGGTAACGCTGCGGGTGCGGGAGTTCAGCGACGAGCAGGAGGCGAGCCGGGTGCGCGATCTGCTCCAGGCCTGCCGCGGTGTCCGCCAGGTGGTGGTCAACCGGGCCCAGGGCTACTCCCTCAACCTGGTGGTGGAGGACAGCGGCGTGGTGGAGACCCTGCGGCAGCAGCTGGCCGAGGCCCAGCTGCCGGTGTTCGCCCTGGCCCAGAGCCGCCCCAGTCTGGATGACGTCTACCTTCAGGCCACCGGCCGCACCCTGAGCGATGCGGAACTCTCCGTGGCCGGTCGCCGCGACCTCAAGGAGGAACGCAAGCAGTCGATGCGATGA
- the ctaD gene encoding cytochrome c oxidase subunit I, whose product MTVASPNDFQESLQPQGWLRYFSFSLDHKVIGLQYLVTGFLFYFIGGALAGVIRAELASPISDFVSRETYNEVLTLHGTVMIFLWIVPVVNGGFGNYLIPFYVGARDMAFPRLNAVAFWMIPPAGILLIGSYFITGAAQSGWTAYPPLSITTPALGQVVWIVSVLLLGGSSIFGGINFIATVLKLRRPGLKLMQLPMYCWAMLGTSILVVLSTPVLAGTLLLLSFDIVAHTGFFNPALGGNVVVYQHLFWFYSHPAVYIMVLPAFGLVSEILPIHSRKPLFGYTTMVYSILAIVVLGLVVWAHHMFTSGTPPWMRLFFTIATSFIAVPTGIKFFNWLATLWGGKLALNSAMLFSCAFIVNFVFGGITGVALAQVPFDIHVHDTYFVVGHFHYIVYGGTVFVIFASVYHWYPKFTGRMLDEDLGRLHFLLTFVGFNLCFAPQHWLGLNGMPRRVAEYDPSFTTLNQISSVGALLMAVSSLPFLYNVIVSAFRGREAGDNPWNALTPEWLTSSPPPVENWVGEAPLVQHPYGYGVDEDILSLEAATGRDLWTGAGRR is encoded by the coding sequence ATGACCGTCGCCTCCCCCAACGACTTCCAGGAGAGCCTCCAGCCCCAGGGCTGGCTGCGTTACTTCAGTTTCAGCCTGGATCACAAGGTGATCGGGCTGCAGTACCTGGTGACCGGATTCCTCTTCTATTTCATCGGCGGAGCCCTGGCCGGCGTGATCCGCGCCGAGTTGGCCAGCCCGATCTCGGATTTCGTCAGCCGCGAAACCTACAACGAAGTGCTCACCCTCCACGGGACCGTGATGATCTTCCTGTGGATCGTGCCGGTGGTGAACGGTGGCTTCGGCAACTACCTGATTCCCTTCTATGTGGGGGCCAGGGACATGGCCTTCCCTAGGCTCAATGCCGTGGCCTTCTGGATGATTCCGCCGGCTGGGATCCTGCTGATCGGCAGTTACTTCATCACCGGGGCGGCCCAGTCCGGCTGGACGGCCTACCCACCCCTGAGCATCACCACCCCCGCCCTGGGCCAGGTCGTGTGGATCGTCAGCGTGCTGCTCCTGGGGGGCAGCTCGATCTTCGGCGGCATCAACTTCATCGCCACCGTGCTGAAGCTGCGTCGGCCCGGCCTGAAACTCATGCAGCTGCCCATGTACTGCTGGGCGATGCTCGGCACCAGCATCCTGGTGGTGCTCTCCACCCCCGTCCTGGCCGGCACCCTGCTGCTGCTGAGCTTCGACATCGTCGCCCACACGGGCTTCTTCAACCCGGCCCTGGGCGGAAACGTGGTGGTCTACCAGCATCTCTTCTGGTTCTATTCCCACCCGGCCGTCTACATCATGGTCCTGCCGGCCTTCGGCCTGGTGAGTGAGATCCTCCCCATCCACTCCCGCAAACCCCTCTTCGGCTACACCACCATGGTGTATTCGATCCTGGCGATCGTGGTGCTGGGTCTTGTGGTCTGGGCCCACCACATGTTCACCAGCGGCACCCCCCCCTGGATGCGGCTGTTCTTCACGATCGCCACCTCCTTCATCGCCGTACCCACGGGCATCAAGTTCTTCAACTGGCTGGCCACCCTCTGGGGCGGCAAGCTGGCCCTCAACAGCGCCATGCTCTTCTCCTGCGCCTTCATCGTCAATTTCGTCTTCGGTGGTATCACCGGTGTCGCCCTGGCCCAGGTGCCCTTCGACATCCACGTCCACGACACCTACTTCGTTGTCGGCCACTTCCACTACATCGTCTACGGCGGCACGGTGTTCGTGATCTTCGCCTCGGTCTACCACTGGTATCCGAAGTTCACCGGGAGGATGCTCGATGAGGATCTGGGTCGGTTGCACTTCCTGCTGACCTTCGTGGGCTTCAACCTCTGTTTCGCCCCCCAGCATTGGCTGGGCCTCAACGGCATGCCCAGGCGGGTGGCGGAGTACGACCCCAGCTTCACCACCCTCAACCAGATCAGCAGTGTGGGCGCCCTGCTGATGGCGGTCAGCAGCCTGCCCTTCCTCTACAACGTGATCGTGAGTGCCTTCCGCGGCCGGGAAGCCGGCGACAACCCCTGGAATGCCCTCACCCCTGAATGGCTCACATCCTCACCGCCGCCGGTGGAGAACTGGGTCGGTGAAGCGCCGCTGGTGCAGCACCCCTACGGTTACGGCGTCGACGAGGACATCCTGAGCCTGGAGGCCGCCACCGGCCGCGACCTGTGGACGGGCGCCGGCCGCCGCTGA
- a CDS encoding COX15/CtaA family protein, whose protein sequence is MVVAPSAQPLPPLRSATGESWPVRLVPVLTAHLVVALVALVAIGGATRVMQAGLACPDWPLCYGVLWPGRQWNLQVFLEWFHRLDAFLVGVALLLLFALSLRFRSRFPLWLPWSAGLALGLVAVQGGLGALTVLSQLAAPTVTLHLATALSLVLLLSAMHQGLERRPAFSAAPAEGELPPWWSPLPVLAALLVGGQCLLGAAMASRWAAPLCLQAGEGCRWLLLHRQGAYPAAVAVLLLAAASLALPAGQGRSRGLAFAAAGLVVLQVVLGVFTLRLQLAVPAVTIAHQLTAALLVGVLGGLWGLSFPSPSVSARLEVAHG, encoded by the coding sequence ATGGTCGTGGCGCCGTCCGCGCAACCCCTGCCCCCGCTCCGGTCCGCCACCGGGGAGAGCTGGCCCGTGCGCCTGGTGCCCGTGCTCACCGCCCACCTCGTCGTCGCCCTCGTGGCCCTGGTGGCCATCGGCGGCGCCACCCGGGTGATGCAGGCCGGTCTGGCCTGTCCGGACTGGCCGCTCTGCTACGGCGTGCTCTGGCCGGGCCGCCAGTGGAACCTGCAGGTGTTCCTGGAGTGGTTCCATCGCCTCGATGCCTTCCTGGTGGGCGTGGCCCTGCTGCTCCTGTTCGCCCTCAGCCTGCGGTTCCGCTCGCGCTTCCCGCTCTGGCTGCCCTGGAGCGCCGGTCTGGCGCTCGGCCTGGTGGCCGTGCAGGGCGGCCTCGGGGCCCTCACCGTGCTCAGCCAGCTGGCCGCCCCCACCGTCACCCTGCATCTGGCCACGGCCCTCAGCCTGGTGCTGCTGCTGAGCGCCATGCACCAGGGGCTGGAGCGCCGCCCGGCCTTTTCGGCCGCTCCAGCGGAGGGCGAGCTGCCGCCCTGGTGGTCCCCCCTCCCCGTCCTGGCCGCCCTGCTCGTGGGCGGCCAGTGCCTGCTGGGGGCTGCCATGGCCAGCCGCTGGGCCGCCCCGCTGTGCCTGCAGGCCGGCGAGGGCTGCCGCTGGCTTCTGCTGCACCGGCAGGGGGCCTATCCGGCGGCGGTGGCGGTGCTGCTGCTGGCCGCCGCCTCCCTGGCCCTCCCCGCCGGCCAGGGCCGGAGCAGGGGGCTGGCCTTCGCCGCCGCTGGCCTGGTGGTGCTCCAGGTGGTGCTCGGGGTGTTCACCCTGCGGCTCCAGCTGGCCGTCCCGGCCGTCACGATCGCCCACCAGCTCACCGCCGCTCTGCTCGTCGGTGTGCTGGGTGGGCTCTGGGGACTCTCGTTCCCGTCCCCTTCTGTTTCTGCCCGTCTCGAGGTGGCCCATGGTTAG
- a CDS encoding cytochrome c oxidase subunit 3, producing MTSLATSSSATATATEAAAAEAHGGHADLRLFGLATFLVADGMTFAGFFAAYLTFRAVNPLPAGSTYELELLLPSINTMLLLVSSYTFHRSGRNLLLGRMGPCRNWLLLTAALGAAFLAGQMVEYFTLPFGLTDNLFASTFYALTGFHGLHVTLGVICILLVWVQTRNGGRVTSTAPFGLEAAELYWHFVDGIWVVLYGILYLL from the coding sequence ATGACCAGCCTCGCCACCAGCAGCAGCGCCACCGCCACCGCCACCGAAGCGGCCGCCGCCGAGGCCCACGGCGGCCATGCCGACCTGCGGCTCTTCGGCCTGGCCACCTTCCTGGTGGCCGACGGCATGACCTTCGCCGGCTTCTTCGCCGCCTATCTCACCTTCCGGGCGGTCAATCCCCTGCCGGCGGGCTCCACCTACGAACTGGAACTGCTGCTGCCATCGATCAACACCATGCTGCTGCTGGTGAGCAGCTACACGTTCCATCGCTCCGGCCGCAATCTCCTGCTGGGGCGGATGGGGCCCTGCCGGAACTGGCTGCTGCTCACGGCGGCCCTGGGGGCGGCGTTTCTGGCGGGCCAGATGGTGGAGTACTTCACCCTTCCCTTCGGCCTCACCGACAACCTCTTCGCCAGCACCTTCTATGCCCTGACGGGCTTCCACGGCCTCCACGTCACCCTGGGGGTGATCTGCATCCTCCTGGTCTGGGTGCAGACCCGCAACGGCGGCCGCGTCACCAGCACCGCCCCCTTCGGCCTGGAGGCCGCGGAGCTCTACTGGCATTTCGTCGACGGCATCTGGGTGGTGCTTTACGGGATTCTTTACCTGCTCTGA
- a CDS encoding HdeD family acid-resistance protein, translating to MAVAADAATDHVSLSVEGVTVTLATVRTAPMFTPDAPSSRQAMGTALRAFTLAEGVMLIVLGVLALVFPVLASKWVTAVVAIAFLVGGLVGWISSLLRSPGLSRVITFWRLVTSTLFLVLGVWMIQQMASGPAAAAIPMAGLALAIGVVFLVEGMVEVLVATSHRHIPGWRWGLLNGLVTLALGLLILTMKFWSLLWVVGTLVGISFLFSGIDLLRFSASFHPEQD from the coding sequence ATGGCCGTCGCGGCGGATGCTGCGACAGATCACGTCTCGTTGTCAGTGGAGGGCGTCACCGTCACGCTGGCCACAGTCCGCACGGCGCCGATGTTTACCCCCGATGCCCCCTCTTCCCGTCAGGCCATGGGGACGGCCCTGCGCGCCTTCACCCTGGCCGAAGGGGTGATGCTGATCGTGCTGGGGGTGCTGGCCCTGGTCTTTCCCGTGCTGGCCTCCAAGTGGGTCACCGCCGTGGTGGCCATCGCCTTCCTGGTGGGGGGGCTGGTGGGCTGGATCAGTTCCCTGCTGCGCTCCCCCGGCCTGAGCCGGGTGATCACGTTCTGGCGCCTGGTGACCTCCACCCTGTTCCTGGTGCTGGGGGTGTGGATGATCCAGCAGATGGCGTCCGGTCCGGCGGCGGCGGCGATCCCGATGGCGGGTCTGGCCCTGGCTATCGGCGTGGTGTTCCTGGTGGAGGGGATGGTGGAAGTCCTGGTCGCGACCTCCCACCGTCACATCCCCGGCTGGCGCTGGGGACTGCTGAACGGCCTGGTCACCCTCGCCCTGGGGCTGCTGATCCTCACCATGAAGTTCTGGAGCCTGCTCTGGGTGGTGGGCACCCTGGTGGGCATCAGCTTTCTGTTCAGCGGCATCGATCTGCTGCGCTTCAGCGCCAGCTTCCATCCCGAGCAGGACTGA
- a CDS encoding heme o synthase gives MVSVSAVAAIAAPSAPVAIRPSVKLPAWLEVAKPRLIPLLLATTVGGMALTAAWPLDPLRLLCTLVGGSMASAAAGVLNCLWEQELDGRMQRTSRRALPSGRLAQRQAFGLAVALTIGSVLVLVLGVNALAASLALLGLCSYVLLYTALLKPRTTQNIVIGGMAGAIPPLVGAAAATGHLGWSSWWLFSLVMVWTPAHFWALALLLHEDYRSVGIPMLPVVKGLTVTAQAIGRYSWATVALSLGGVVALPSGGWLYGLLVLPFNARLLQLSASLAEDPGDPRRARSLFRWSIFYLFGICLLLVLARTPLASAVHPAAMLAAALHLAPAAAA, from the coding sequence ATGGTTAGTGTCAGCGCCGTGGCGGCCATCGCCGCACCCTCCGCGCCGGTGGCGATCCGGCCGTCGGTCAAGCTGCCGGCCTGGCTGGAGGTGGCCAAGCCCCGTCTGATCCCCCTGCTGCTCGCCACCACCGTGGGCGGCATGGCCCTGACTGCCGCCTGGCCGCTCGACCCCCTGCGCTTGCTCTGCACCCTGGTGGGCGGTTCGATGGCCTCGGCCGCCGCCGGGGTCCTCAACTGTCTCTGGGAGCAGGAACTCGACGGGCGCATGCAGCGCACCAGCCGCCGCGCCCTGCCCTCGGGCCGCCTCGCCCAGCGCCAGGCCTTCGGCCTCGCGGTGGCCCTCACCATCGGCTCGGTGCTGGTGCTCGTCCTGGGGGTCAACGCCCTGGCCGCCTCCCTGGCGCTGCTGGGTCTGTGCAGCTATGTGCTGCTCTACACGGCCCTGCTCAAGCCCCGCACCACCCAGAACATCGTCATCGGCGGCATGGCCGGGGCGATCCCGCCCCTGGTGGGCGCGGCGGCCGCCACCGGTCACCTGGGCTGGAGCAGCTGGTGGCTGTTCAGCCTGGTGATGGTCTGGACCCCGGCCCATTTCTGGGCCCTGGCCTTGCTCCTGCACGAGGACTACCGCTCCGTGGGCATTCCGATGCTGCCGGTGGTGAAGGGTCTGACGGTCACGGCCCAGGCCATCGGCCGCTACAGCTGGGCCACGGTGGCCCTGAGCCTGGGCGGGGTGGTTGCCCTCCCCAGCGGCGGCTGGCTCTACGGCCTGCTGGTGCTCCCCTTCAACGCCCGGCTGCTGCAGCTCAGCGCCAGCCTCGCCGAGGACCCTGGCGATCCCCGCCGGGCCCGCAGCCTGTTCCGCTGGTCGATCTTCTATCTCTTCGGCATCTGCCTGCTGCTGGTGCTGGCGCGCACGCCCCTGGCCAGCGCCGTCCACCCGGCCGCCATGCTGGCCGCCGCCCTCCATCTGGCTCCTGCTGCGGCTGCCTAG
- a CDS encoding ABC transporter permease, whose amino-acid sequence MTSASPSLTPLPAASGEPSALAEITQETFALTRRLFVQLARRPSTLVAGVLQPLIWLVLFGALFANAPEGLLPGGISYGRFLGAGVIVFTAFSAALNAGLPVMFDREFGFLNRLLVAPLRSRSSIVFASVLYITSLSLVQSLAIMGTAALLGYGWPGGAGLLLVLVTLLLLVFAVTALSLGLAFALPGHIELIAVIFVANLPLLFASTALAPISFMPPWLGWLAALNPLTFAIEPIRAAYAGSFHLTDVVLVAPYGSLTALTCLAILAGLAAGLFLLIRPMLDRKLT is encoded by the coding sequence ATGACCAGCGCCAGCCCCTCCCTCACCCCCCTGCCCGCCGCCAGCGGTGAACCCTCGGCCCTGGCCGAGATCACCCAGGAGACGTTTGCTCTCACCCGCCGCCTGTTCGTCCAGCTGGCCCGGCGACCCTCCACCCTGGTGGCGGGAGTGCTCCAGCCCCTGATCTGGCTGGTGCTGTTCGGGGCCCTGTTCGCCAACGCCCCGGAGGGTCTGCTCCCCGGCGGCATCAGTTACGGCCGCTTCCTGGGGGCCGGGGTGATCGTGTTCACGGCCTTCAGCGCCGCCCTCAATGCCGGTCTGCCGGTGATGTTCGACCGCGAGTTCGGCTTCCTCAACCGGCTGCTGGTGGCGCCCCTGCGCTCCCGCAGTTCAATCGTTTTCGCTTCGGTGCTCTACATCACCAGCCTCAGCCTGGTGCAGAGCCTGGCCATCATGGGCACCGCCGCCCTGCTGGGCTATGGCTGGCCCGGTGGGGCGGGGCTGCTGCTGGTGCTGGTCACCCTGCTGCTGCTGGTCTTTGCCGTCACCGCCCTCAGCCTCGGGCTGGCGTTCGCCCTGCCGGGCCACATCGAGCTGATCGCGGTGATCTTCGTGGCCAACCTGCCGCTTCTGTTCGCGAGCACCGCCCTGGCGCCGATTTCCTTCATGCCCCCCTGGCTGGGCTGGCTGGCGGCCCTGAATCCCCTTACCTTCGCGATTGAACCGATCCGCGCCGCCTACGCGGGGTCCTTCCACCTCACCGATGTGGTGCTGGTGGCTCCCTACGGATCCCTCACAGCGCTCACCTGCCTGGCCATCCTGGCGGGGCTGGCCGCCGGTCTGTTCCTGCTGATCCGCCCGATGCTGGATCGCAAGCTCACCTGA
- a CDS encoding N-acetylmannosamine-6-phosphate 2-epimerase translates to MASSRPLPERAALGGRLIVSVQAPEGSPLRDPAVIAAMAEASLLQGAAGVRLESPEHIGAVRRRCPDALIVGLWKRTFPGSTVYITPGWEEIRAVWAAGADVVAIDATERPRPDGQDLEALIARASQELGAPLMADVDSVANGLRAAALGCQWVGTTLYGYTEATASLPPPAWDLLGPLRRELPDAVALICEGGIASKQEATRALACGADAVVVGTAITGVDLQVAAYVKAMAG, encoded by the coding sequence ATGGCGTCCTCCCGTCCCCTGCCTGAACGGGCCGCCCTCGGCGGTCGCCTGATCGTCTCGGTGCAGGCCCCAGAGGGATCCCCCCTGCGCGATCCGGCCGTGATCGCGGCGATGGCGGAGGCCAGCCTGCTCCAGGGGGCCGCCGGCGTGAGGCTCGAGAGTCCGGAGCACATCGGCGCGGTGCGCCGCCGCTGCCCTGACGCCCTGATCGTCGGTCTCTGGAAGCGCACCTTCCCCGGCAGCACGGTGTACATCACCCCCGGCTGGGAGGAGATCCGTGCCGTCTGGGCGGCCGGAGCCGATGTGGTGGCCATCGATGCCACCGAGCGCCCCAGGCCCGATGGCCAGGACCTGGAGGCCCTGATCGCGCGGGCCAGTCAGGAGCTGGGCGCTCCGCTGATGGCGGATGTGGACAGCGTGGCGAACGGGCTGCGGGCGGCGGCCCTGGGCTGCCAGTGGGTGGGCACCACCCTCTACGGCTACACCGAAGCCACCGCCTCGCTGCCGCCGCCGGCCTGGGACCTGCTGGGACCCCTGCGCCGCGAGCTGCCCGACGCGGTGGCCCTGATCTGCGAGGGGGGCATTGCCTCCAAACAGGAGGCGACCCGTGCCCTGGCCTGTGGGGCCGATGCCGTGGTGGTGGGAACGGCGATCACTGGCGTGGACCTGCAGGTGGCCGCCTATGTGAAGGCGATGGCCGGCTGA
- a CDS encoding riboflavin synthase — MFTGLVQAIGRLERSPAGVRVRTDLGPLALGDSVAVDGVCLTVAERLADGFRADVSEETLDRSTLAERAASGGRVNLEPALRLADRLGGHLVSGHVDGLGEITAIERQPGSWRLEVAWQDPAYGRYVCEKASVALDGISLTVAGCEPDGSRFWIAVIPTTWSGTTLAERRVGDRVNLEADLLAKYTERLLRPAAAPPQATLSSAWLAEHGWG, encoded by the coding sequence ATGTTCACCGGACTGGTGCAGGCCATCGGCAGGCTGGAGCGGAGTCCGGCCGGTGTGCGGGTGCGCACCGACCTCGGCCCCCTGGCCCTGGGGGACAGCGTCGCCGTTGACGGGGTCTGTCTGACGGTGGCCGAACGCCTGGCCGATGGCTTCCGGGCCGATGTCAGCGAGGAGACCCTGGATCGCAGCACCCTGGCCGAGCGGGCCGCCAGCGGTGGCCGGGTGAACCTGGAGCCGGCCCTGCGCCTGGCCGACCGGCTCGGGGGCCATCTGGTCAGCGGTCACGTCGATGGCCTTGGCGAGATCACCGCCATCGAGCGACAGCCCGGGTCGTGGCGGCTGGAGGTGGCCTGGCAGGATCCGGCCTACGGCCGCTACGTATGCGAGAAGGCGAGCGTGGCCCTCGATGGCATCAGTCTGACGGTGGCGGGCTGCGAGCCCGACGGCAGCCGCTTCTGGATCGCCGTGATTCCCACCACCTGGAGCGGCACCACCCTGGCGGAGCGTCGGGTGGGGGACCGGGTCAATCTGGAGGCCGACCTGCTGGCCAAGTACACCGAACGGCTGCTGCGCCCGGCGGCGGCGCCGCCCCAGGCCACGCTCTCCTCCGCCTGGCTGGCGGAGCACGGCTGGGGCTAG